The Anaerolineales bacterium region CTGAGGAACATGGCTTCCTCGCTGCTGAAGCCGGTCATGCGGGTCAGCTGGATGAAGGCATCCGCCATCAGACCCGTGAGCAATAGCGCGATCAGCGTGCCGATCACGGCGGCATGGGTCTTGATCGTCCACCCGTACACAAGATACAGCGAACCCGCCAGAATGGCGAAAGAGCCCAGCACGCTGACCCACACCGGATCCTCACCGCCGAGGATGCGGGGCAGGATGAAGGCCAGGATCACGGTGAGGCTGAACGCCATCGACACCAGGCTGCGGGCGCCCTTTTTGCCGCTGATGAGCAGAGTTGTGATGACGAACAGCACGAACAGCGCCGCCAGCGGGCGGCTGCGCACATAGTCTGTGTAATAAGCCTGGGCCTGCATCTCGGGAAACTCGCTGACAGTGATAAGCAGCTGATCGCCGGGCGCAAAGTAGGAGCCGGCCGCCACGATCTGGCGGCGGCCATAGTCGATCTCAAACGTGCGCCCGGCATAGCGGCCCTCCAGCACTTCCACAGCCAGGATCTGGAAGTTCTGCATTCGGCCGCCCAGGTCAACCTGGCCGGCCTGCACGATCTCGCTCACTTCGGCGCGAACGTTGTTGGTCGTATAGCCGCTGGCGCTCTCGGCGCTGGGCGGCGCAGCGCGCCACTGGCCCAGCCAGTAGCCGCCCAGGAAGATCAGCACAAGAATGACGAACAGCGAGCTTGGGATGCGCTTGAGCAGAGACTTAAGCATGCGGGCTATTTTGCCCTATAGCCAGCTAGAAGGGCAGCCGCGCCGCCACAAACTCCAGGCCGAGCACTTGCAGAGTGACCCACCCCATCAGGATGCCCAGCGCCCAGCCGGCCAGCACATCGGAGACGAAGTGCAAGCCAGTGGCCACGCGGGCCAGGCCAACCAGCGGCGCCCACACAACCAGCAGCGCGCCGAACCAAGCCGGCCCCATGGCCAGGCCTAGCACAGCCAACATGGCGGCACGGGCGGCGTGGCCGGAGGGAAACGAGTGCGGATCGGTCTTGCGGTAGATCTGGCCCCACTCGCCGGCCGGGCGCGAGCGGCGCACGCTGAACTTGATGATGAGCACCACAATGGCGGTCAGCGCAATGCCGATGAACAGCGCCTGGGCCACCTGCTTCCAGGCCGGGCTGCCCAGCCACATCACCAGCGCCAGGCCAATGCCCCAGAACCACGAATCGCCGGAGTGCCCAAAAAAGATCGCCAGCTGGCGCAGCGGGCCGGGTTTCTCTGCTATGTGCAGGCGCGTAGACAGCTGGGCGTCTTGTTCAAGCCAATGATTCATCAGTTCTTCGCTTCCAGGTACTTGCGGATCACTTCCAGATGATGGGCCTTGTCCACATCCATGCCGATCTCGGCATACGGGCATTTTTGAGCGCGGGCGCGCAGGCCCAGGCTGCGCCCGGCGCGGCGAGCGGCGTCGGCGATGGTAAGTTGGCGGATGAGCGCCAGGAACAGGGTATCAAAGCCGATCATGGCGGCCTGCTTGAGCGGACTCTTGCGCACTTCGGTCAGCTTCTCCCAGGTGCCGCCGCTGGAGAGGATCACACTGAGCGCCACGGGGGTCACATCCCCGCCGCACACTTCGGCGTCCTTGAGGCGCGTGAAGGTGCGCCGCGAATCGGGGAAGCGCGCTTCCATCACGTCTTTCTCCACAACGTTGTAGAGCATCTCATCGTCGGGGATGCGCACCTGCTCCAGCACCCAATCCACCATCTCGCCGGTGATGGCCGGCGTGTCGGAAGGTACCAGCACACAGTACTTGGCGTCCGGATTGAGCTCGGCGATCTTGCGTGCGCCGGCGCGGATGTTGGGTAGCATCTCGCCCTGGTTAGGCACGTAGCTCAGCGGCTTCTTGCAGGTCAGCCCATCGGCCTCGCTGAGGCCAACGATGACCACGTTGCCGATGTGCTCAGCTTGGCTGAGCGCATCCAGGATCCATTGCACCATCGGCTTGCCCGCGATCTCGATCAGGGCCTTGGAGCGACCCTGGCTGAATTCGTAGAGGGATTCGCCGGGTTCGGGGATACCCCCAGCGGAGAGCAGCGCGTCGAATTTCAATTCAGCTCCTGGATCTGCGGCTCAAGCTTGAGCTCGTCGATCATCTGGTTGAGCTCGGCATGGGTCAGCTTGCGGCCCTTGCCGGCGGCGGCCACCAGGGCGGCTTCGAGCATGTTAGTGCCGAAGGAGCGCCCGTCGAATACCGGCGTGGTGGTGACCAGGTATTTGATGCCAATGTCCTTGAGCAGTTTCACATCGTCTGGCGTGGTGGTGTTGGTGACGATCACCTTGCCCGGCAGGCTATTCGGGATATGGCGCTTGATGTAATGAAAGTCGCCGGCGATCACGCTGGCCCAGTTGAAATACTGCTCCCACTTGGGGGTGCGCTGGTCTTGCTTCTCGCCGGTGGGATACAGCCACTTGAACGGCAGTCGGGTGGCGACCGGAGTCACCAGGGCGGCCATGGTCTTGAGCCCGCTCTCTGAGCGGATGGCGATGGGCACGTCCAGCGCGAACATGAAGTCGCCGAATACGCAGTCATAACCAGCCTTCAGGAACGAGTCGGTCATGCCCCAGCGGTCAGTGCCGATGGTGATGAAGGCTTTCTTCTCTTTGATGTAGTCACCAGTCTTGGCATGCAGAAAGCCGACGGCACGCTTCTCCAGCGTGTTCTTGAGGCCCTCGCCGTCCACCAGCGGGGTCTGCTTCACATGGCGAACGATGGGCTTGACCGAATGCAGGGGGTAATACTTCTTGTCCACCAGCAGGCCCAAGTCCGCCCCGCCCAGGCCAAAGGCGTCCACCTTGCCATCCAACTCCTTGAACAGTTCAGCGGCCTTTTCCATATCGCCGTTGGTGCCAATGCGCTCAATGCGCACGGTCTCGCCCAACAGCTTCACTTCTACGGCCTTGTCTCGCTTGGAAGAACCAATGCTGATGCTTACTGCACGCTTCATGGGGCGTCTCCTCGGTGAAAATTCGGCGGGTTAGCCCGTCTCAGGGCCTGATTTTACTAGCGTTAGGCCGCCAAACCCGGCTTTTTTGGCTGCAGCGGCTATAACACTCCCAGGCGGGGTGGGAAACGGCCAAATGCCAGGCAGTAGGGCGCCAGACGCCTTTGCGGTATAATGCCGGTTGTGGGGGCCTAAACCGCCAGGCCTGAGGGTCTGAAACCAGCTGGAGGTGTTTGTGGCAGTTCCCAATTACGCATATTTTCAAGGCAAGATCGTTCCCTATTCCGAGGCCAAGATCGGTGTCATGACCCACGCGCTGAACTATGGCACAGCCATTTTCGGCGGGGTGCGCGGCTATTGGAATGATGCAGAGGAAGAGCTGTTCATCTTCCGCCCGCAGGACCATCTGAAGCGCCTGTACAACTCAGCCAAACTGATGGTGATGGACATCCCCGTCGGCCCGGACGAGCTGATGGAGCGCATGGTGGAGCTGCTGCAGATGGAAGGCCACCGCCAGGATGTGTACCTGCGCCCCATGGCCTATTTTGCCGACGAGATCATTGGCGTAAAACTGCACGACCTGCAAACCGAAGTGACTCTGTTCTCGGTGCCGTTCAGCAAGTACGTAGCCAACGACACCGGCGCCCACGTCACCTTCTCCTCCTGGCGCCGCCTGGACGACAACATGATCCCCGCCCGCGGCAAGATCGCCGGCGCCTACGTCAACACCGCTTTCATCAAGACCGATGCGGTGCGGGCGGGCTTCGACGAGGCGATCGTGCTGACGGCTGACGGGCACATCTCCGAGGGCAGCGCCGAGAACCTGTTTATGGTGCGTGACGGCGTGGTCTACACCCCGCCGATCACCGACAACATTCTGGAAGGCATCACGCGCCGCTCGATCATTGAGCTGGCCCGCAGCGAGGGTTACACCGTCATCGAGCGCTCGATCGACCGCACGGAAGTGTTCCTGGCGGACGAAATGTTCATGACCGGCACGGCCGCCCAGGTGACCGCCATCACCAAGGTGGACCACCGCGTGATCGGCGACGGCGTGATGGGCCCGGTGGCCGCCCGCCTGCGCCAGCTGTACGACGACGCGGTACGCGGGCGTCTGCCAGAATTCCGCCACTGGAACTACCCTGTATATGAAAAGCTGGTGGTGAAATCGTGAGCGGCGCGGTGCGCTGAACGGTAGAGTATATGTGTACGCGAAGTGGCGCAGCCTTAGGCTGCGCCACTTGTATAAAGAAGAGAGAACCTTATGGTTGCCAAAACAAAACTAGACGCTCTGATCCTGAAGATCTCGAAGGCTAGTGTGGGCTTCCCACAGCTGCAGCGCATGGCCGAACAGTCCATTAAGAAGGAGACGTCGCTCAAGAACCTGGACCTGGCCAAGGACCTGCTTGAATCGCACGTGTACCAGGCGCGCATCCTGGCCACTTACCTGCTGGGCCACCTGGCGGGCGAGATGCCCGAGACGCTCAAGCTGCTGCGCCAGCGCGTCAGCCGTGACCCGGATTACCGCGTGCAGGAAGCGCTGGCCCAGACCTTTGACCTGATCTGCGAGAAGGCTGGTTACCAGGAAAGCCTGGCGCTGATCAAAGACTGGCTGGGCGACGACAACCCCAGCGTGCGCCGCGCCGTCACCGAAGGCCTGCGAGTGTGGACCGCCCGCCCCTATTTCAAGACCAACCCGGAAGCGGCGATCAACCTGCTGCGCGGCCTGCGCGCCGACGAGAGCGAATACGTGCGCCGCTCAGTGGGCGCAGCGCTGCGCGACATTGCCAAGAAGCACAAGACCCTGGTGAACCGTGAGGTCAAGACCTGGGACTTGTCAGACAAGAAGATCCAGCAGACCAAGCTGCTGGTGAGCAAGGCGCCAGCCGGCGGCGGCAAACCAGCCGCCAAGAGGGCGCCGGCCAAAGCCAAGGCAAAGGCAAAGCCCGCCAGGAAGGCGGCAGCCAAAGCGAAACCGAAGGCCAAAGCGAAGGCAAAGACAAAGGCCAAAGCGAAAGCCAAACGGCGCTAGCAAAAAATCTAAAAAGAACTCCTTAAGGAGTTCTTTTTTTATTCGTGAAACAGCCACTTTTCCATTACAAGGGCATCTTCGCCGCCGGCATAGTACTTGGGCCATACATCCACGCGGTGGTAGCCGCGCTTCTCGTACAGCGAGATGGCGGCTTCGTTGCTCATGCGGGTGGAGAGGCGCATGCGCGGCACATCCACGCCGGCCTCGGCCTCGGCCATCAGGGCAGCGCCGATGCCCTGGCCGCGCCGCTCAGGGTGCACCGCCACCGTGGCGATCCAGGCAACGTTCTGGCGTCGGCGCACATCCACGGCGATGAAACCCACCAGCTCTTCGCGTTCACCATCCACCGCTTTCCAGCGCAGCATGTTGGGCAGGCTGAGCACGCCGATCATCTCGATCAGCGGCCAGGCATCCAGCGGGAAGCTGAGCTGCTCCAGATCACGTATGGCGCTGATGTCGCGCAGCCCGGCAGGCAGCAGGCGAAAAGAGGCGCGGGGCAAGGTGCTTGGCATGGCGACGCCTATTTCTTCTGGTTGCGAATTTCGGTGGAGGACAGGTCAAGCCGGAATTCATCTTCGGTCAGGGCAATGAACAGGTCTTGAATGCCGGCCGGCATGGCCAGATCGGTCATAGTGGAGTAGCGACCATCCACTTTGCGCCCGGCCACCAGGAAGCTGCAGCCCTGGGCGCGGATGAAGTCGAAGGCCTCCAGCATGGCCGCCTCGCCGTTGGTGTACTTGGGGTCGATCAGACGGCGAGCGGTGTCATAGCCGACAACGAACACGCTGTTGGGATACAGCGCGGCCTTATCCCGGAACAGCGGAGCACGGCTGAGCAAGAGGCGCTGCCCCTGCAAGCGCGGCTGTTCCAGCCGCGCTTGCATTTCTTCCATACGCAGGCTGGGCTTCTCGACATTGTCCAGCGAGAGCTCGAAGGCGAACTGGCGGCTGAGCTTGCGCTGGGCGGTCTGCGCCAGCAGCAAGTGCCCCTCGTGGATGGGGTTGAATGAGCCGGAAAGGATCGCCCCACTGAACGACACGTCTTGCACATAGGCGGCCGGCGGGTAGACCAGCACATTGCCCGCCTCGCCGGCCACCAGGGCGTCCAGCGCCTGGCTGGCGGGCTGCTGCTCTTCATGCAGCGCTTCGCCGTCGGCCAGCGGTAGCGGCAGCCGCGGCTGCCCAGCGGCATCCAGCAAGGCATTCAGGATCAGCGTGCTCACCAGCTGCTCTTCGCCTTCGCGTTGGCGCAGCCCCTTTTGAATACTGAGGTGATAGGTGCGCACATACTGGGCGGTGTGAGTGGCCACCACGGCGCTGTGCTCGCCGCGCTTGGCGTAGTTGGTGGCGATGGATGCAGTGCAGCCCAGGCCCACGGCGGGCGCAGGCTGCGGCTGGGCGGCCAGCGCCCGGGTGTAGGCGGTGGCCGCCAGGGCCCGGGCCGTGTTGGGGCTCACAAACTTCTGCGGCCAAAAGCCTATATAGTCTTGCAATGATTTGGAGGCATAAGGCACCACTGCTTCAAGCACATAGGCAGAGGCACCGCCTACGCCCAGCAGCCACTGCACGGCCAGCGAGCCGGCCCCGGTAACCGCCAGGGCGGCCTGGCCGCCGCTGGCGAACAATGTCTCAATTGCTTTTTCTGAAGGGGAAGCCATTTTGGGCCACATTATAGTCCTGCCGCATATAAGATGCTTGCGGCGGCGAAGCCCCGCGTATGGCACCATAGTTGCATCTCAAAACCACGGCAAAAGGCGGCTCACCAAGCTTTCATGCGGCTTAAAAGCCCAAATGCTATAATCGGCACTTGTTGTGAAAAACTATGAAAAAACCACTCTTTAAACGACTTGCTGAGAGCTTCGGCTCATTAAGCGGCCTGCAAAAGGGCCTGGCGGTAGCTTTCATCCTCGCCACGCTGGTTACGGCGAGCGCCGCCTTCAACCTGGTGCGCCAGTTCATCGTCAGTACTACCTCTTTCAGTCTGCCCGGCCTGGCCTTACTGCAAAACGATTCGGGTGAGGCGGAGGCCGGCCCTCCCGCCGTGGCCCAGAACCTCGGCCCCTCGTTGGAAGAATGGGACGGCACGTCGCGGGTCAATATCCTGCTGATGGGTCTGGATGCGCGTGACTGGGCTTCGGGTGACGGCCCGCCCCGCACGGACTCCATGATCCTGTTCACATACGACCCTGTATCCGGCACGGCGGGCATGCTCTCGATCCCGCGTGACATGTGGGTGGACGTGCCTGGCTTTGGTCACCAGAAGATCAACGCAGCTTACCAGCTGGGCGAAGGTTCGCGCCTGCCTGGCGGCGGCCCTGGCCTGGCGATCAAGACCGTCGAGCAATTTCTGGGCATCAAGATCAACTACTATGGCCAGATCGACTTCAGCGCCTTTGAACGCTTTGTGGATCTGATCGGCGGCGTCAAGGTTGACGTTCAGGACAGCCTGGACGTGCAACTGATCGGCGAAGAACTGCCACGCCATATTGAAGAAGGCCGCCAGGTGCTCAACGGAGCGTATGCATTGGCCTATGCGCGTGCCCGCCACAGCGAAGATGGCGACTTTGACCGCGCCCGCCGCCAGCAGGAGATCATTCTGGCGATCCGCACGCAGTTGATGCGCGAAGAAGTGCGCAACCTGCTGATCACCCGCGGCTTCCAGATCTATCAGGACCTCTCCAGCGGCGTGAACACCAACATGACCATTGATGAAATGTTCGCCCTGGGCTGGACCCTGCGCAACGTTGACCCCAGCAACATCAAACAAGCCGTCATCTCCCCGCCGGACTATGTGACCCTCGGCACCTCGCCAGACGGCTTATCGATCCTCAAACCGATCACCGAGAACATCCGCACGCTGCGCGACAATCTGTTCAACACCTCCACCGTTCGCAGCGTGGTCGCCATCAACAGCAGCTCGCAGGCCAATATGCAGGCTGAGGCTGCCGCGGTGGTGATCAACAACGGCTCCGGCCAAAGCGGCCTGGCTGACACCACCCGCGCTTATCTGCAGGCGCAGGGTTTCAACATCGTCAGCACCGGAAACGCCAACCAGGTGGGTGCCACCACCCTGATCGACTATACGGGCAACCCGTACACCCTGCAGTTCCTTGTGGAACTGATGGGCGTGAACCCCAGCCACATCTTCAGCCGCTATGATCCCAACAGCCAGGTGGATGTTGAAGTCATCGTAGGCCCGGACTGGACGCCCCCAACGCAATAGCCAAAAGGCGGCGTGCGCACCAATCGGTAATAAGCCACCAGTATCTGTTCCCGGCTTGTGAATACTCACGGCAAGTTCCTGCTGTCTGGAGCGCTATGCGCCGCCTTTTTTGCACACGCAACCGCGCACCATCCCGCTTGGCATAGAGTGTGCTAGACTTTTTCTCAACCTATGCTTACCCCACTCGGTAACGAAGATATCTTTCGCCGTTCCATGAACCAGGGCCACTCGGCTGCCTGGGAAGGCCGCTGGCAGGAGGCCGTGGAGCACTATGCCCGCGCCCTGCAGGAATTCCCCGACAACCCGCCCTGCCTC contains the following coding sequences:
- a CDS encoding phosphatase PAP2 family protein, yielding MNHWLEQDAQLSTRLHIAEKPGPLRQLAIFFGHSGDSWFWGIGLALVMWLGSPAWKQVAQALFIGIALTAIVVLIIKFSVRRSRPAGEWGQIYRKTDPHSFPSGHAARAAMLAVLGLAMGPAWFGALLVVWAPLVGLARVATGLHFVSDVLAGWALGILMGWVTLQVLGLEFVAARLPF
- a CDS encoding branched-chain amino acid transaminase, yielding MAVPNYAYFQGKIVPYSEAKIGVMTHALNYGTAIFGGVRGYWNDAEEELFIFRPQDHLKRLYNSAKLMVMDIPVGPDELMERMVELLQMEGHRQDVYLRPMAYFADEIIGVKLHDLQTEVTLFSVPFSKYVANDTGAHVTFSSWRRLDDNMIPARGKIAGAYVNTAFIKTDAVRAGFDEAIVLTADGHISEGSAENLFMVRDGVVYTPPITDNILEGITRRSIIELARSEGYTVIERSIDRTEVFLADEMFMTGTAAQVTAITKVDHRVIGDGVMGPVAARLRQLYDDAVRGRLPEFRHWNYPVYEKLVVKS
- a CDS encoding GNAT family N-acetyltransferase, whose product is MPSTLPRASFRLLPAGLRDISAIRDLEQLSFPLDAWPLIEMIGVLSLPNMLRWKAVDGEREELVGFIAVDVRRRQNVAWIATVAVHPERRGQGIGAALMAEAEAGVDVPRMRLSTRMSNEAAISLYEKRGYHRVDVWPKYYAGGEDALVMEKWLFHE
- a CDS encoding HEAT repeat domain-containing protein; amino-acid sequence: MVAKTKLDALILKISKASVGFPQLQRMAEQSIKKETSLKNLDLAKDLLESHVYQARILATYLLGHLAGEMPETLKLLRQRVSRDPDYRVQEALAQTFDLICEKAGYQESLALIKDWLGDDNPSVRRAVTEGLRVWTARPYFKTNPEAAINLLRGLRADESEYVRRSVGAALRDIAKKHKTLVNREVKTWDLSDKKIQQTKLLVSKAPAGGGKPAAKRAPAKAKAKAKPARKAAAKAKPKAKAKAKTKAKAKAKRR
- a CDS encoding nucleotidyltransferase family protein; amino-acid sequence: MKFDALLSAGGIPEPGESLYEFSQGRSKALIEIAGKPMVQWILDALSQAEHIGNVVIVGLSEADGLTCKKPLSYVPNQGEMLPNIRAGARKIAELNPDAKYCVLVPSDTPAITGEMVDWVLEQVRIPDDEMLYNVVEKDVMEARFPDSRRTFTRLKDAEVCGGDVTPVALSVILSSGGTWEKLTEVRKSPLKQAAMIGFDTLFLALIRQLTIADAARRAGRSLGLRARAQKCPYAEIGMDVDKAHHLEVIRKYLEAKN
- a CDS encoding YibE/F family protein, producing MLKSLLKRIPSSLFVILVLIFLGGYWLGQWRAAPPSAESASGYTTNNVRAEVSEIVQAGQVDLGGRMQNFQILAVEVLEGRYAGRTFEIDYGRRQIVAAGSYFAPGDQLLITVSEFPEMQAQAYYTDYVRSRPLAALFVLFVITTLLISGKKGARSLVSMAFSLTVILAFILPRILGGEDPVWVSVLGSFAILAGSLYLVYGWTIKTHAAVIGTLIALLLTGLMADAFIQLTRMTGFSSEEAMFLSQQSQLVVDFRGLVLGGIIIGSLGVLDDLVITQASVIFELYLLDPKQTWRALYRRGMRIGQDHVAATVNTLVLAYTGAALPLLLLVTGAGTDWFAFINREFVAEEILRTLVGSLGLMAAVPLTTLVACWAATSMSSWGRVRPLLGPAVQADFDHEPHGHGHHHH
- a CDS encoding LCP family protein — encoded protein: MKKPLFKRLAESFGSLSGLQKGLAVAFILATLVTASAAFNLVRQFIVSTTSFSLPGLALLQNDSGEAEAGPPAVAQNLGPSLEEWDGTSRVNILLMGLDARDWASGDGPPRTDSMILFTYDPVSGTAGMLSIPRDMWVDVPGFGHQKINAAYQLGEGSRLPGGGPGLAIKTVEQFLGIKINYYGQIDFSAFERFVDLIGGVKVDVQDSLDVQLIGEELPRHIEEGRQVLNGAYALAYARARHSEDGDFDRARRQQEIILAIRTQLMREEVRNLLITRGFQIYQDLSSGVNTNMTIDEMFALGWTLRNVDPSNIKQAVISPPDYVTLGTSPDGLSILKPITENIRTLRDNLFNTSTVRSVVAINSSSQANMQAEAAAVVINNGSGQSGLADTTRAYLQAQGFNIVSTGNANQVGATTLIDYTGNPYTLQFLVELMGVNPSHIFSRYDPNSQVDVEVIVGPDWTPPTQ